From one Humulus lupulus chromosome 8, drHumLupu1.1, whole genome shotgun sequence genomic stretch:
- the LOC133796033 gene encoding uncharacterized protein LOC133796033 produces MGSSIECFDPIVARSGCDLIPIMVYGRNISGQEFGGMYCVVLTVRSIIPFFCKCIHPHRSIVVSADLLRIFGREVAELPIVATTREHQGKGYFQVLFSCIEKLLVSLNVENIVLPAAKEEESIWTNKFGFTKMSDDRLSKYMREVQFTIFKGTSMLEKAVQQQQHVIIPPE; encoded by the exons ATGGGTTCTTCAATA GAGTGTTTTGATCCTATTGTAGCAAGATCTGGTTGTGATTTGATTCCAATTATGGTGTATGG AAGAAATATTTCTGGTCAAGAGTTTGGAGGAATGTACTGTGTAGTTTTAACTGTGAG GAGTATAATACCTTTCTTCTGCAAATGCATCCATCCACACAGGTCTATTGTTGTATCAGCCGATCTTCTTAGGATATTTGGTCGTGAGGTAGCCGAGCTTCCCATAGTGGCGACAACTAGAGAACACCAAGGGAAA GGCTATTTCCAAGTATTATTTTCATGTATAGAGAAGTTGTTGGTTTCCCTGAATGTGGAAAACATTGTGCTTCCTGCTGCTAAGGAAGAAGAGTCAATCTGGACAAACAAGTTTGGATTCACAAAGATGAGTGATGATCGA CTGTCAAAGTATATGAGAGAGGTGCAGTTTACAATTTTCAAGGGAACATCCATGCTGGAAAAGGCAGTGCAGCAGCAACAACACGTAATAATACCACCAGAATAG